The following proteins are co-located in the Apium graveolens cultivar Ventura chromosome 5, ASM990537v1, whole genome shotgun sequence genome:
- the LOC141661192 gene encoding uncharacterized protein LOC141661192: MNVEICCHARNLKYLFKYCLEGHDHATVHVQRKRKRQANDTDEGGIDEINAYFDGRFLCDAESAYRIFGFPIHDFNFTYQYTYDEIPRFYVWNDGERKWTIRKRGFQIGRLCYVHHSMGEPWFLHLLLTEVLGATSFESLRIVNGVCYSTFHDACKEYGLLDDDKEWHEVLTQASAGGLPSQISNIAEIDELLRSVGKSLKKFDQLPQPPRSYLNNGTNNLISEETSYDTRKMEYETAKLPQDCTEEQRKIYDAVIQSIDTNVGGIFFVYGSGG, encoded by the exons ATGAATGTGGAAATATGTTGTCATGCACGCAATCTTAAGTATTTATTTAAATACTGTTTGGAAGGCCATGATCATGCTACGGTTCATGTCCAGAGAAAGAGAAAAAGGCAAGCGAATGACACTGATGAGGGGGGAATAGATGAGATAAATGCATATTTTGATGGCAGATTTTTATGTGATGCTGAATCAGCCTATAGGATTTTTGGATTCCCTATCCATGACTTCAATTTCACTTACCAG TACACTTATGATGAAATTCCACGGTTTTATGTGTGGAATGATGGTGAGAGGAAATGGACCATAAGGAAGCGTGGGTTTCAAATAGGTAGATTGTGTTATGTGCATCACAGTATGGGTGAGCCTTGGTTTCTTCATTTATTGCTTACGGAGGTACTTGGTGCCACCTCCTTTGAGTCTTTACGTATCGTTAATGGAGTATGTTACAGTACATTTCATGATGCCTGTAAAGAGTATGGTTTACTTGACGATGATAAAGAATGGCATGAAGTGTTGACTCAAGCTTCTGCAGGTGGATTACCTTCCCAG ATATCAAATATTGCAGAAATAGATGAGTTGCTTCGGTCAGTTGGTAAATCCTTGAAGAAATTTGATCAGTTGCCTCAACCTCCTCGCAGCTATTTGAACAATGGAACAAATAATTTGATAAGTGAAGAGACAAGCTATGACACCAGGAAGATGGAGTATGAAACTGCCAAGCTACCACAGGACTGTACAGAGGAGCAGAGGAAAATATATGATGCAGTAATACAATCTATTGACACTAATGTTGGAGGGATTTTCTTCGTTTATGGTAGTGGTGGTTAA
- the LOC141661193 gene encoding uncharacterized protein LOC141661193, whose translation MQHRYALECLDRSLKDIMKAVDPECYAISFGGIIVVLGGDFRQILPLITYGDRADIVAACITRSRLWSIYQVFLLTENMRLKQGESDSESEELKKFAKWVLDIGNGQVSPPRVCNLPVTENQILIMSQFCDVQTENTVDNMICSTYPNFAHKGHSTQYLSERAILTPTNQNVGHLNSLIVDKLPGESVSYFSVDVAEEFGGTYEDLNEAFPIEYLNSLNVVGMPPHDLKVKVGVVVMLMRNLNQTLGLCNGTRMIVTKCLRFCVECEVICGTFVGSKHFIPRMELSPSDTKMPFKLVRKQMPLQICYAMTIKKSQGQSLKTVGLYLPKSVFTHGQYYVAICRVTSPTGLTIFVNDESGATTNITQNVVYKEVFYGLPEA comes from the coding sequence ATGCAGCACAGGTATGCATTAGAATGCTTAGACCGATCATTGAAGGATATCATGAAAGCTGTTGATCCAGAATGTTACGCCATATCGTTTGGCGGTATTATCGTAGTCCTGGGTGGTGATTTCCGTCAAATCCTCCCACTAATTACGTATGGAGATCgtgctgatattgtagctgcctGTATCACTAGGTCACGACTGTGGTCCATTTACCAAGTATTCTTGCTGACAGAAAACATGCGCTTGAAACAAGGTGAGAGTGATAGTGAAAGTGAAGAGCTTAAAAAGTTTGCAAAATGGGTACTTGACATTGGTAATGGCCAGGTCAGTCCACCTCGAGTCTGCAATTTGCCAGTCACTGAAAATCAAATTTTGATTATGTCTCAGTTTTGTGATGTACAAACTGAAAACACAGTTGATAACATGATTTGTAGCACGTATCCTAATTTTGCTCACAAAGGGCACAGTACACAGTACTTGAGCGAGAGAGCTATTTTGACCCCTACCAACCAGAATGTGGGTCACCTCAATTCGCTTATTGTAGACAAGCTCCCCGGAGAATCTGTGTCATATTTTAGTGTTGATGTTGCAGAGGAATTTGGTGGGACATATGAGGATCTGAATGAAGCCTTCCCAATAGAGTATTTAAACTCCTTAAATGTTGTTGGGATGCCACCTCATGATCTAAAAGTGAAGGTTGGGGTTGTTGTTATGCTAATGCGTAATTTGAACCAAACCCTAGGTTTGTGTAATGGTACAAGGATGATTGTGACCAAATGCCTGAGATTCTGTGTGGAGTGTGAAGTAATCTGTGGTACGTTTGTTGGTTCGAAGCATTTCATTCCACGTATGGAGCTTTCTCCCTCAGATACAAAGATGCCATTCAAATTGGTACGGAAACAAATGCCTTTACAGATATGCTACGCCATGACAATCAAAAAATCTCAAGGTCAATCCCTGAAGACAGTTGGGCTATACTTACCTAAGTCAGTGTTCACTCATGGACAATACTATGTTGCTATTTGTCGAGTAACCTCACCCACTGGCCTCACTATATTTGTTAATGATGAGTCTGGTGCAACTACAAATATCACCCAGAATGTTGTGTACAAAGAAGTTTTTTACGGCCTTCCAGAAGCTTAG